A segment of the Candidatus Aegiribacteria sp. genome:
GGTGCAGGCCGGTAAAGGATACCGTCTGCCCTGTTCTCGATCCCAGATTTTATATGGAGTGGAGGAAAATGTCCAATGACGGATGATACTGATTTGAAAGATCTATCAATCCTTGGTGGCGGCAACGAACCCGGGAGGAAACTGGAAACATTCCCCAACCATCACTGTGACAGAGATTACATCGTTACTCTGACAAGCGATGAATTCACCTGCCTGTGCCCTAAAACAGGTCAGCCGGACTTCGCTGCAATAACCATAGAATACGTTCCAGATGAAAGAATAGTCGAGTCGAAATCGCTGAAGCTCTACTTCTGGTCCTTCAGAAATGAGGGAGTTTTCCACGAGCATGTGGCGAACATGATACTGGACGATCTGGTAGAAGCTCTGGAACCACGCTGGTGCAGGGTTGTCGCGGATTTCGGGGTCAGGGGCGGAATATCTATTTCAGTGGACGCGGAATACAATTGGGACGGAAACGATTAGATACCTGCGTCCCTTTCCCATTCGAATCGGGCGTAGGCTGTATGGTTATGTATACTTTCCTGGTTTTCAGCGGTGACCTGAAACCACATTAACCTGTCATCTTCCATAAGTCTTTCAGACGCGTTACGAACCATGTCCTCGACGAATACGGGATTGTCGTAGGCAAGTTCAGTAACGTATTTTTCGTCAGGTCTTTTCAGTACGGTATAGACGGATGAAGAAGCTGACGATTCCGCTATTTCGATCAGCTCCTCTATCCATATTATTGCGGGAATTCCTTCCTCGTCTGGGAAACTCCGTACTTCAATCGTTATATGTCCACGCTGATTATGTGCTCCGTAACTGCTTATTTCCCTGCTGCATGGGCAGAGGCTGCTTACCGGCACAGTTACGCTTAAAACGAAATCCTCCCCTTCAGGGCCGCTCTTTCCATAAAAGACGCACTGATAGTTCATTTTCGCGGCAATCCCGGTTACCGGAGCTGCTTTCTCCAGAAAATAGGGAAAGCTGACCGTCATCCTTGCCGATTCGGCATCAAGAATCTGCTTCAGTTCGGTAAGAATCGCTGGAATTGTTCTGCCGTTGAACTCACATGTGTGTGCCGCGAGAACCTCCACAAACCTGCTCATATGCGTACCCTTGAAATGGTGGGGAAGCTCCACCGACATGGAGATAACAGCTACGGTTTTCTGTCTTTCATTTGCCCTGTCAAGCAGTGTTACAGGATACTGCAGATCCTTGATACCCGCCTCATCCAGGGTGATATTTCTGAAATCAGGGTTGTTCTGAACATCGTTCATACTTTATCCTGTCCTCTGTACCTGCATCCTGTTGATAACGTTTCCTTTATTTCCACCATACTGAGTTCTGGCATAGCAGGTTTAAGCCTGTTCCAAACCCATCTTGCGATATTCTCGCTTGTGGGATTCTCAAGCCCAGGGAGATCGTTCAGGTACGAGTGATCAAGCTGGTCGATCACAGGAGTGCATACTTCTTTAATCTCTCCGAAATCCCTGACCCATCCTGTTTCGATTCCAACCCCGGCTTCCAGATGAACCACAGCTATAAACGTATGCCCATGGAGCCTGCCGCATTTGTGCCCTGGAGGAAGGTTCGGGAGAAGATGGGCGGCATCGAACTTGAATTCTCTGTAAACTTCCATTTCGTTATCTCCTCTACGGTATACCTGTATACTTATGAATCTGAAGACTCAGAATCCATCGGGTGTGGTTCAGGCAGTATTCAACCGCGTTTCGGGTATTCTCTTTCAAATCAATTCCGAAAATCGGCTGCAGGTAAAAATGTTCAAAATCAAGTGATAGGTATCTTCCCGGGTCAGTACCTTTCTGAGGGAAGGCCAGCTTCAGTTCATTTCCTTTTCTTACTACAGGATATTCATTTCCCTTGGGACTTACACATATCCAGTCAATTCCATCGGGAGGTTCAATCGTCCCGTTTGTTTCCAGCAGGATTTCAAACCCCGTTGCGTGCAAAGCGTTTATAAGCTGCCCGTCAAGTTGAAGAAGAGGTTCTCCTCCTGTACACAGTACCCGTGGACGACTTCCGTCTCCTTTCCACTTTCTGCTGATGGCTTCGGCCAGTTCGCCTGCGGATTCGAATTCCCCTCCGCCGGGGCCGTCGATTCCCTGAAAATCCGTATCGCAGAAACTGCAGCAAAGGTTGCATCCCTCAAATCGGCACAGAACAACGGCTTTACCGGAATTGAACCCTTCCCCCTGAAGAGTATAGACCATCTCCTTTATTCTATACATCTTTCCTGAAGCTTCCTATTGGAATATGAGACAGGATCATCCAAACCATTCTCCTTGAAACCATTCAATCTCAATATACAGGCATCACACTTTCCGCAGGCCTTGCCATCGTTGTCAGGATTGTAGCAACTCAGCGTTTGAGAATAATCCACACCCAGTTCAAGACCTTTTCCAATTATCTCAGCTTTGGTCATGTTCAGCAGCGGTGCGTGAATCTTCGCAGGATTTC
Coding sequences within it:
- the queF gene encoding preQ(1) synthase, whose amino-acid sequence is MTDDTDLKDLSILGGGNEPGRKLETFPNHHCDRDYIVTLTSDEFTCLCPKTGQPDFAAITIEYVPDERIVESKSLKLYFWSFRNEGVFHEHVANMILDDLVEALEPRWCRVVADFGVRGGISISVDAEYNWDGND
- the folE2 gene encoding GTP cyclohydrolase FolE2, whose product is MNDVQNNPDFRNITLDEAGIKDLQYPVTLLDRANERQKTVAVISMSVELPHHFKGTHMSRFVEVLAAHTCEFNGRTIPAILTELKQILDAESARMTVSFPYFLEKAAPVTGIAAKMNYQCVFYGKSGPEGEDFVLSVTVPVSSLCPCSREISSYGAHNQRGHITIEVRSFPDEEGIPAIIWIEELIEIAESSASSSVYTVLKRPDEKYVTELAYDNPVFVEDMVRNASERLMEDDRLMWFQVTAENQESIHNHTAYARFEWERDAGI
- the queD gene encoding 6-carboxytetrahydropterin synthase QueD, giving the protein MEVYREFKFDAAHLLPNLPPGHKCGRLHGHTFIAVVHLEAGVGIETGWVRDFGEIKEVCTPVIDQLDHSYLNDLPGLENPTSENIARWVWNRLKPAMPELSMVEIKETLSTGCRYRGQDKV
- the queE gene encoding 7-carboxy-7-deazaguanine synthase; this encodes MYRIKEMVYTLQGEGFNSGKAVVLCRFEGCNLCCSFCDTDFQGIDGPGGGEFESAGELAEAISRKWKGDGSRPRVLCTGGEPLLQLDGQLINALHATGFEILLETNGTIEPPDGIDWICVSPKGNEYPVVRKGNELKLAFPQKGTDPGRYLSLDFEHFYLQPIFGIDLKENTRNAVEYCLNHTRWILSLQIHKYTGIP